TGCTGCTTATCTTCACCATCTTAAACTGCCttttaatatataaaaccagatcttttactgtatgtgcatgcatgtggcTGTGCATCTGTGTACATGCTGTCTTCAATATGTGATTGTTTCGACTTGTTTTTTCCCACTCAGATACTGCATGATATTGTGTGAGTGCTAGTATCTAATGAGCTGCCACCGTGATTCATAATACATATTGTACTTCAGCCTACCTACAGTACTGTTATTGAGGGGTAGTGATGAGACTCTAGATGGGTCACTGTTTCACTTTACTTGGTTCTGTAGATGACAGCAGAACAACAGGTCCAGTGACCTCACAGTTCTCCTGTTTAGTTTGGTGTTGTTTCACAGAAAGTAGATGTCCCATCACAGCACAAACCATCTGACAACTGTGAAACAGAAGGGTGTGAAGCTCTTGTTTACAGTGATGCAACTCAGCCAATGAGTCCAGATTCATGCTCACATGCCATTAGACAGCCTGTAATTAGCAGTGGGACTCCAAAGCGGACTTCTGCATCCTTCGTCTTTTAATTCCTACCTATAATTCATATGTTCTCCAGTGAGGACAGGTGGCTTGGGTGTCTACTTGAATAATTCAGGTAGGAAAGTGGGCACAATGAGGCTGTGTGTAGGTTTGCTGTACAGCGAGATTGCTTGTGGTCATTTGAGCTTCAGGTCTTAATAATTCAGTCTAGAGTCCCACTGACTCTGAACTTGATCAGGTGTGCACGTCTTTTCATGCTGCTAGTGGCAgtgagcatgtgtttgttaTAGGTAATTTTAGGGGGCCACTGTTTATTTTAGCCTCAGTGATGGCGTGACAATCCTCTCTGGGAAGGACTTTATCTCTGCTGGAGTCTTCTAGGCGTTGGCAGGTCTGACGGGACCTGGTCACTGGTCGCAGTATAAAAGCTGGTTGCGGTCAGTTAGTCTCTCTTTTCCCCTGCCTTCCACCGTGgttggttttgttgtttgatttatcTTATAAATTGgattagtttgacattttagttaCATAAaccaaatacagtatatttattataacttGTGTGTTGTCCCCTCTTTTGTCCAGCTTTAAGCCGGGCTGTCACAACTGTCATTTGGCATTTATAGTTCTTCCATGAGGGCTATGATGCATGAAAATAAGTCCCAGTAGTAGTGTGACAGATTTGCTTTGAAGTTGCTCTGGATTGTGATGTTGAACTGGATGTGTGggtattttttttataagttTAACACCTTCTTGAAACTTATACTGTATGGCCCTCTTAGGTTACCTGAACATTTACAAAGATCATAACATTGCAATAACTGGCCTGTAACTATGAACTATTGAAATTAGCGTTGTGTTTGCCCAGACAGAGCTAACACATAAATTACATGAGTCATACGGTTACTCCCAGTCCTTTTCCCTGGCAACTGTACGACTGACAATGAAATGGTCTGATGAAAACAGGAAGATGGGCCAAATATTAACTGACCtccagagacacaaacagttaGTTTTAAATTTCTGACTAATGACTAATCCGgtaaaactataataataaacaataattatattaaaaacaaggCCTGAATTATTCATACAAACAATTGTTTGTTATACGGACATGATATTGCAGGTTAACAGCTTATTTAACATAAAACCTTCACCAGAATACTGTCTTCACATTGTGTGAAGGTATGAAATAGGTGATGTGTAGGTGGAGGGATGAAGACTTGACTGAATGCAGAGAACAGCCACCGGGATAAGCCAGCTCTGCATTATCTGTCTGTATTAATGATTACAGTTGATGTAGATGACTGCCTGCATTTACAAAGATGCTTTGCACTGCAATGTTAATATACTTTCCCCACTAGTTCTCTAACTATCCcatccctcttttctttttatttccctcttaTCTCTCATAATTTGCTGCCCCTATTGATGATGTTAACCTTTTGTAGAGGACTCCGGtaagcattttttttatatttattactgttttgttgatactattttcttttatgttgcTTGACTGTTAATTTTTTCGCCCCTCTTCATGCAGCTTACTTATAAATGCATTTGCTCAGAAATTGCTCATGTTCTATGTTAGTGGAAATAAGCTAGTCACATCTGAAGCAATATAGATAGCCAGAGTGTAAAAACTGCATGTGGCCAGCCTTATATGATTTCTCTTTCGGTGTGAgcatgtttcactgtgttgcatACAGCCAGGCGGagtatgtgcctgtgtgtgactGCACAGCATGCTTATGACATATGCAAGTTGTTTCATTTTCCTTGGTATTAGAGGTCTGTCCTCTCAGTTCTTTCCGCTGACTAAGACATCTTAAATCTGATTTTAATTGGTTCTGGAGTCTTGAGCTTTCAGTTCTCAGTGCAAATAACAAGGCCACAAGAGGTAAAGGAGGTGAGGAAAAGGTCAGCGAGATCAAGTTGAGTTCAAATGTCAGGtctcaaagaaaaacaaacatcttagTTTTATGATGGTAAGAGCTGGCTCTCTGTGCATGTTGGTCTGCACGGAGAGCTCCCTCAGGCGCTGTCAAAGTCACATATGAATTAtcacaataacaaaatgtttaataccTAGCACCTTCCAAAACCAgggtcacatactgtaaatcaagATTAGTAGTAGATACAGGCtaaaaggtcactgtgacagaacacttcctgttgctcttcctgtttacatccagcagagagacactgagtggTTATGACAAACTGTTCCTGCATCAGTGGGTCCAATAAAATGATTCTTTTCCACCAGCATGTCCCACCCCCTCGTTGCATCGCTTTAATCACTCATGGCTCACTGCACAACTGGAACAAGCACAAGAGCGAGggatggacagagagaggactGATGCAGAGGCTGATGTGACGCAGGCAGATGAAGAGATTTGTGTAGAAATTAAAGGGACCAACACAGCATAAGAGGGGTGGAAATCAGTTGAAAATCAGAATTATGGGATGATGGATTGCTGCAACTTTACAGTGTATTTCGGATGATGTCCAGTCATAAACGGGTTTCACACATATGAGAAATTTGAGCAAATATCTTCATTAATCTGAATTAGTCATCCTCGTCTGTACAACCAGTAGCCACATTATACAGGATTAAGTGACCTACAGTATTTGCAGTTATGCAGTCTAAAATCCTTAGACTGCGTAACGTTTCACAGGATATTTTTCACAAAATCGAATACAAATGTCCCATAATGCACTCTTTCTTGCACATCTTCGGGCACATCCTCAGAACTGACGAGCCAGGTcaaatttcttcttctccagaTGCTCGTGATATCTGCTTTACTGATTTGTTACTCTCTGACCAGgtgtctcttctctcttcctttttgcTGGTCACAGAAACGTAGTCCGGTAAGTGTCCTTTTTCTTCTGACTCCGTGGGGTCAGGCTTAATATGTCACATGCCTTTTTGCTTGCCACTTTGTCCTTGGGGTCGGTTGAATAAGACTGAAAATACGTAGGAGGGTTCAGTTGCCGAATGAATGAGTCAAACCTGTTAAATAATTTGGTttgatgttaatatttaaacatttatatacACTCATAGAGATGGAATTCCAGATTTTCATGATCCCTACTGTGCTTGTGTACTTTTTCCCATCTTGAATGGCTTCATGCTTGGTCTCTGTCGTGGGAGAAAATTTGCACTTTTGACAGCTGGGCCCTTTGATGTCTTAGTTTAGTCACTCCACATCATCGTGTCTTCTCATCTCCTcccgtctccctctcttcttATTCTCACTGTCCCTCTCTTGGTGAATTCATACATATGCTCACATACAGATGGGTGTTTTAGGATCACAGCTGGAGAGGCAACTGTGATGGAGAGGCAACGCTGTTTGTAGCGTTGCCTCTCCATCAACAAAaccactttctctctcatcaTCCATCTTCCAACTTTATCATTCTCACACCTTCCCTGGTACCAAGAGTGTCTTCTGAAGACTTTAGAAGCACGTTTTGAAAacttttctaatatttttgattttcaCAGTACAAACCGCTGCTCACAGTACAATTATTTAACTCACTGAAGGTCACGGCAGGTGTGCATTTTCTGGACAGTGTTATATTCTTGTATATTAGTGACATTTATTGTTAGAGCTTTACATcctgtttttaattaactgttttCCTAATTATTTTGCTGTTCCATCTGATTAAGTTGCATTTATCACAACTCTCtctgcgtttacatgcacttaagtaaccagattactcagagaaaccaggtttctcagtAATCGGAGAACAATTTTATATGCACtaaagaaacctggttactggaaacCCCTATAAAGATGCAGCAGATGAGTAACATGATTTCCCTTCCACCATTGGATTAATTTTGAAGCATGGTTCACAGACGTTAactgtacagacacagagattgtttcctctttttttttcgCTATATGTGTCAGGCGAGAtcactgacatcactgtgagagagacacagaggcagTCAGAGCTCTCGTTTTACAGAGCAAACTGTCTAGATGTCTAACACACTTTGTGTTGGCTTCAGTTTTGGTCACATTTGGGTGGACTTAAAAATGAAGGAGCATCTCTCTTGTTTGATGATCTCCCTTTTCATCCATTCAAATCCAGTTTAGTAAATGGCTATTTTAAGTAACTCGACATATTACTGGTCGATGCAGGTATGGAGGACGTGACACCTCACGGACACTGCAGGCCCGCTCGTGCATTGGGAGCCAGTCAAAGCATGAATCTTTCAtgtactgcagtgtgtgtgtgcgtgtgcgtgcgtgcgggCGTGCGTGCGTGTGGCATTCTGTAGGTATTCCTTGAATCCTCGTGGACTTTTCTAGATATTGGGAATAAAAAATTATCTTGTTTAGTCCTCCTTTTTATGGGAATGACAAtttgttatttcattaaaacacTGCTTGACTTTTCATCTGGGCAAGCGAGACAATACAATGTCATTTCAACtacacctgtttgtttgtttgtttgtttgtgtgtttgtttgtggagaAGAAATTGTCGAATTGTCAGATAGAACTggattattttattctttaacttttatttgtgtttatttggtttttacatttcacttgtctttttttcacGTTGCAGGGTTTGAAAAGGAACACCTCCAGTAAGTACCAGTCTGGTTGCACCCAACTCACTTTTTAATGATAGTGAACTAAGAATGTGATGAAACAGTCACAAGTtgtaaacagatttaatttgtgttttcaggtgagGAGATTGCCAGACCGAGACGAGTCGTCGCTTCTCTACCTGCTGTGGCTCCTACACCCGCTCCACCGCAACAACCCCCCAGGTGTGTGCTTCACTGTTAGCTTACAGGGGTGCAGACAAGCCAAGGAAAATATAGGTGCTCTGTGTATCATTGCTGCTCATCTCTTCTCTGTAAATTGTTTGAGAAATGGTTGGTGTCTGGTTTTATTTGGATGGATTAGAGTCGAATGCAGCATCGAGCTAAGAGAGCTAAGAACTATGGTGGTCATAGCATAGCATTGTCTCATAAGAAtttcagtgttaaaatgttgcATGTACTGTTGCTCAGTTGAAATCAGAAATTGCACATTGACTTTTAAATGTCACCATCAAGCCTCACCTGGACTCTTTGCAAGTTTTTTCAGAGCTGTCACTGTTTATCTGCCCAACAAAACTGTTATGTGCCTTGACTTTGGGAACGTAATCCCAGGGTCTTCTAGTATTAATACTTAAAACAGTGCTTATACTGAGGTATATGattgttttcattcttatttcTCTACATATGACAGGGTCTTAAGTCATATTATATGACTTTGTGACGCTTATTTTTAGTGTGACATGTGTTTGGTGGATGTTggatctttttttctgttcagtgtATTTAGTACATCAGAAATTGCACAGATGCACACGAGTCAGGTGTGAATGTTTTCTCCGGTCTACATCTGCAGTCATTACAAATGCTCTATAAGCTCTTGCACTGTGACACTCAATATGCTTTTAGTCATTTGTCTGAAAAAGATGAACCTCAATATTTGCATGTAATATagttttttcttccatttggTTTAAATACATTGATTGTAAGTCTCCTTGGATAAATATGTGTGCCTAATTAATCTTTCCTTTTCTTAACAGACACGTTTTTATAACCTGATGATTATAAATCACATCCCAAAATTTTGAGATTTAATAAATATCTATCTTTTAAATTAGTTATGGGTTGGTTGTTAATGTGCTCACACTCAGTCACTTTACATGTAGATAATCCTTGTAATTGTCATGATTTGATGTAATTGTGATAAATTGTCTCTCTTATATTGTCCTTCCTGTGCCACAGCAATCAGCGAACTCCAGGTCCTGAAGACACCACAGCCTTATTTGGGCCTCCTTTGGAAACTGCCTTtggagaagagaaaactgaaggtAACTTACTCCACAcactttcactgtgtgtttctgtctttttatgtttctctgtgtatgtcTTTATATGTATTGCTTCTTAGAATATGTTCTTAACAGTAACttagttattttgtttttgaaatgtcaGCAACACAATAAAACGGCTTCTTGAACACACAGTGTCGTTCTAGGGCTGTCAGCTCAGCCCTGCTTGGCTGTTGTAGAAGATTCTCTCTCACCGTTCCACTTACCCTTTCCTCTGACATCATTGTTCTTCCTATAGGCTCACTGGGCAGTTGTGGATTCAGTCCATCTGCCTTTGCTAAGGTCAAAGTTTAAATTGGCACTCAGAGGTCCTGATCATGTGCACTGTGCAGCTTGTTATTATGCAGAGTCACTTGCTCCCATCCGGTCTAATGGGATTTAGTGATGCAGGCTTTGGGAGAGCTCCCAGCTGAAGAGTAAATGCCATGTTATGCCATGTTGTGCCATGTGCATAACTAACATCAGCGCTGCACAAATTCTTTTTGTTAATTGtgtaatttatacatttaattcGAGTAATTAGTGATTGGCTCTTACTGACAAGTAAATTAGCAGCATTTGTAAATTCCTAAATAATGAAGTGCAGTAGTGTGTGACATCATGACACATGTAAtgttaaaatcttaaaatattaaattgccAGGATGTGATATGTACACTTAGCAAAAAGTATTGTACTCCAGTAAGACATCTATGCAATAAATtatacattcatacatacaACACTGAACGACAGTACTgtaagatgtttgttttctattgcCTGTGCCATATTTACCAGTGAATGTAAGCAAGAAAGTTAGAAACTCTAACTGtagaatatataatataataaaccaCACCACAAGTTGCAGCCTCCATAACAATTATGAAGTTGAACCAATCTctgaaagtgagaaaacatgACGTGATTTGGTGCTAATGCCCCTTACATGGCTTGTTCTATCCCCCTAAACTTAGTGGTTCTGTCTGAGTCTGATGCGTGGGGGACTTCTCTAACAGAGCCTGAATCCTCTTTGACAAGATCCTTCCCCACAGGAAGTAAGTTTTATAATTCCCCACGTATCGTGCTGcacttcctcttctccctgGAATGATTGCACAGACCCATCAGCTCACCTCATGAACATCTCCATTACTCGACTAATGAATGCCTGCAGTCGATCAAACAATGCGATGACACTCTTTTCTCTATAATGCTGGTaacttgtttcatttcatcagCCATTTCTAAACCAAAAGATCTGGCCTTGGTTTAAGTTTATATGGGTAACCTGTTTTCCATACTGTGCCAGCCCCTGCACCCTGTTTGCCTTCTCCTTGCATTTGGCATAGTGATAACTGAACGTGCTGTGTTGCATGGTTTATCATTTGTGGGATGATCCCTTATCCTCAAGGTCTTGTGGATGTATTTGTTATTCTGAAGTAATACCTGTAAGGTCTGTACCTAAACTTTTGTCTTTCTGAAAAGTTTACCTTAAGTAGAGACTAATCTATAAAgcttttcttcttatttattacagtgccCATTGTAAGCTGTGGAGATGTCAAAATCTGAAATGACTTAAATTACAATTTACTTTCTATTAACCTTGCCTATTAGTGAGTGTACTTCTTCATTGTTACTCTTTTGACATTGTTTCAGCTCCACCTCCACTTCCACCCAAGAATGTCCCAACCTCTCCCCCACCTTCTGGTGCTCCCTCTGCAGGTGCAGGTAAGAAATCTTCTCATCTATTTCTGCCTCATCAAACCTTTCACATTTGATCTCAGTAGCTTCTTCATCTTTTGAGATTTCTTTCTCTAATTTTCTCCGTCAGTTTACTTCTCTCTGTGATATTCTATTTTCCTGTGTAAACCTGAACACCTCAGCAAACGGAGCCTCTGATTGGTCACTGCTTGGCTGTGTTTCAGAAGTGTCAACGGAGGCAGACGGCTCCACCAGGAAGCCTTCAATAGCAGACTTGGACAACATTTTTGGCCCAGAGGAgtctccctctgctggtgacAATGCAGGCGACATGTGGGTCTGCTTCAGTGAAGAATCTGACCGGTCGTCTCTACCCAAGGACCCTGCACGTCCGCTTCCCTGctccccacctcctccagaGGAACCAGCACCTCCGTTACCTGTctccccacctccacctgaATCCCCTGCCCCCCCCTTACCTAAATCACCACCTCCACCAGAAGACCCTGCACCACCTCTTCCTACCTCCCCCCCTCCAAAAGAAGACAATATTTCACCCCTACTGACCTCCACACCTTCCTTAGAGGAGCCCTCTGCACCTCCTGTCCGCTCAGGTCCACCGACGCCTGAAGACCAAAATCCTGTCGCGCTGGCCACCTCACCACCCCCTGCACCACAAAAGGAGCTtgcatctcctcctccttcctctcccccTTCTATTAACTCACCCACTAGCGTCCCTACAGCTTCTGCTCCCAAAGCAAGCACCCCCCCAGCTGTGACACCTCCTTCTGAGGAGCCTGCAACACGTTCCATCCCCCAACCCCTGGTTCTGTGTAAAGACGAGCCGCTCAAGAATACAGACTCCACCCAGCCCAAAGACGACGGAGGTGAAACTGTTAACTCGCCCAAAGATGCTGGTCAGGGGAGCCGGGGCACgcctcccccacctcctccccccaCATACAGGGCAGTGGTTTCATCACCTGGTCCCACATCTGGAGCTGGTGGCAGCAATAGCGGTGAGCAGTTCTTAATTATAACTagaaagttattttttaatcagtggAAACTTATTTTCAGTGCCCTAAAAATTACTGAATCAGTCAGGTgactattaatattaatagcATCCATATGATTTACTTTAGGCTGATTGTACAATCTGAACTGTTTGCAAAGTGGACCTTTATtcctctgttttattctttgagGACAGGTCATGATTTGGCCTATTTGGATGTAGAGCAGCATGCTGCTTCAGAATTGTCATGTTAGCAGAGGCTTCCCTTCTGACTCATAGGTAAAAGTCAGTCTTCACTTATTAATGCAAGTACCGTGTTGTCAGTTGACATCCAGCCCTGTCAGCATCACTGAAAATACTTgtgaacatttcaaatgtttcttaTGCCATCTTTTCATGAGCCAGAACCCCAAACACAGGCAACATGGTCTCAATacacatgaaactgaaaaagtaaatttaGTTCACACAAGAAAGCATGACTAATAGCTGAGCACAGACTGAAACAAGCTTTTTTATGGAGTATGTGTTCTCCTTTACAGGTTCCTCTTCACCGGTTCGACCTGCCACTCCTTCGTCAGTCGACCCCAcgccaccaccacctccacctcgCCCACCATCACGGCCCAAACTTCCTCCAGGAAAACCCAGTGTAGATGCGGTAAGATCTGCCATGATCAGAGCTTTTAATTGTTATTCTAAAGTATGATTAAAGATACCATCACAAAATCCTAGCAGCAaaggaaaatgtacaaaaacacccagctgcttttttttcctcactcttCTCTTTATCCCTGATATTTTCAGAATCGTCCATTCAGCCCACCAGTCCACTCAGCCAGCCCCCCACCCATTGCCCCGTTGGCACGGGCCGAGAGcacctcctccatctcttcgACAAACTCCCTTAGTgccaccaccacccccactgTCAATAAAGAGCTCTCCGTGTCTGTGTCAGGTGTGTGCACCATCAGCCATCACTAAGTTGCACAGCCTGTTGTCTGACGGCTGTGATCACAGGGGCTAGTAGCCATAGCTTAACTTATCTGCTCATCTCTaatattaaaagttaattaTTGATTGTATGCACTGGCCTTGTCCTTCTTGTACTCAGTTTCTGTGGAATGAGTTGGGTACAGACATGGACCACATTATTGGCACCCTtcccttaaaaaaaaaccccCACAAAGGTCgctaaaataacttgaaactggcaaaagtaataataaataaaaatgtacaagaCATTAGCTCATGAAtatcagacattgcttttgagttgtggttcaacagaagtttttaaaaaaagaaactaatggcaaaaaaacaaaacaaaaaaaccctaGAAAAGATATTCAATAAtttgacatgttaaactaaagtgtgtcctgtaattagcatcacaggtgtcagaaaagtggtcactgtgctgtttggtatcatggtgtgtaccacgcacaacatggaccacagaaaactaaagagagagttgtctcaggagattagaaataaaaacatgtaacataacaaacatgttaaaggtaaaagctctaagaccatctccaagctgCACATATTACTCAGAAGTTTAAGGACCtgtggccataagaggaaaagTGATGACAAATTGAGGAGACAGATAATACCCATGGTAACAAcagagcccagaacaacttccaaataCATTAAAGTTCAAGGTACATCAGCATCAGATCACActgtcagtcactgtttgagccaaagtggacttaatgctttgtcacaggtcatgtTTCCTCTAACAGGATAATGACAccaaacacagctaaaaacacccaagaatggctaagaacaaatcattggtCTGTTCTGAAGTGGGCTTCTACGGGTCCTGGtctaaatcatattgaacatctgtggaaacagctgaaacatgcaATCTGGAGAAGGCAACCTTCAAACCGGAGACAGTTGGAGCAGTCTcactgacagttacagaaatcacTTGCTTTCGGTGATTACCTCAAAAGGTtgtacaacaaaaaaataagttAAAGGTGCAGGTTCAGGccagtttcatttaatttattattacttttgtcagttttaagttgttttagtgacctttgtgggtttttctttctttaagggaaggaTACCAATAATTTCGTGAacgtctgtatttatttgtttatttagattttattttggaaatagTGACCCAGCAGTTATGGTCCAATACGAGATGAGTACTAGAAATACTTCCCATCATATGTTATTTGGATACTGTACACCACAAAAACATCATGTATGCACGTAAGTTGTTTCTATAAAGCACATATATAAGACACAGCTACAGTAATTTTATGTAGGGatttactgtacttaagtaaaagaaTACAACTTTGATGCAATAAGTTATTAACATAAATATTGTGTCTGGTTTAGGTTCAGGCAGGCTGACACATTCATCTttacgctcacacacacacacacacacacactcactcagtaAGAGTGGGAGGTGAGAATGTGAAGCATGGTGTTCATTTTAATGTGCAAACATTCTCAGCAAACCTTCCTTTAATGAATTAATCACACAACAACTGTTTATCCTCCTTGATGTAAAAGTCAATAGTGAAGGATTCTGCAGTGTGGAGTTGTGAGTGGTTAATAACAAGCCTCATTAGACTGTAACATTACTGAGAAATAGTAGATTAAAATATACATACTCTAGAGGCAGCAGCAGTTACAGAACAACTCGGAACAGTCGCAGGTtgaaggttgtttttttaacattattattaaaatagtaGAAATTATTCAATCGGTAAGACTTTAGTTAAGTCTCTAAAACAGATAATGATCCATCACACAACATCATTT
This genomic window from Anabas testudineus chromosome 4, fAnaTes1.2, whole genome shotgun sequence contains:
- the sgip1a gene encoding SH3-containing GRB2-like protein 3-interacting protein 1; its protein translation is MLTCAVRGLKKRTRKAFGIRKKEKDNDSTGSPDREGGKKTNGAPNGFYGDIDWERYNSPEVDDEGYSIRPDEESPEGATTKKTHFFSSDESEEEEDHRKKFKIKIKPLPADCVVVEPSVDLLKASIGNIALSPSPLRTPKRSPGLKRNTSSEEIARPRRVVASLPAVAPTPAPPQQPPSNQRTPGPEDTTALFGPPLETAFGEEKTEVVLSESDAWGTSLTEPESSLTRSFPTGTPPPLPPKNVPTSPPPSGAPSAGAEVSTEADGSTRKPSIADLDNIFGPEESPSAGDNAGDMWVCFSEESDRSSLPKDPARPLPCSPPPPEEPAPPLPVSPPPPESPAPPLPKSPPPPEDPAPPLPTSPPPKEDNISPLLTSTPSLEEPSAPPVRSGPPTPEDQNPVALATSPPPAPQKELASPPPSSPPSINSPTSVPTASAPKASTPPAVTPPSEEPATRSIPQPLVLCKDEPLKNTDSTQPKDDGGETVNSPKDAGQGSRGTPPPPPPPTYRAVVSSPGPTSGAGGSNSGSSSPVRPATPSSVDPTPPPPPPRPPSRPKLPPGKPSVDANRPFSPPVHSASPPPIAPLARAESTSSISSTNSLSATTTPTVNKELSVSVSENDQPSLVWFDRGKFYLTFEGCSRGPSPLTMGAQDTLPVAAAFTETVNAFFKGADPSKCVVKIIGEMVLSFPAGITRHFANSPSPAVLTFSITNYSRLEHVLPNPQLLCCDTTTQAKADTKDFWVNMPNLISHLKKVAEQKPQATYYNVDMLKYQVSAQGLKSTPLNLAVSWRCEPTSTDLRIDYKYNGEAMSTPMALNNVQFLVPVDGGVSKLQAVLPPAAWNAEQQRILWKIPDISQKSENGGVGSLLARFQLTEGPSKPAPLAVQFTSEGSTLSGCDIELAGPGYRFSLIKKRFAAGKYLADN